The proteins below are encoded in one region of Antennarius striatus isolate MH-2024 chromosome 7, ASM4005453v1, whole genome shotgun sequence:
- the pcsk9 gene encoding proprotein convertase subtilisin/kexin type 9 isoform X1 — MRVPCAALQAAWRVPGRYVLVLRPGARESGARRSIRSLRAAAARRGQPLEVLQTYAGAVRGFLLKTGSDVIQLALRLPHVHYIEEDSAIFAQSSPWNLQRLLQPEGGTSENSKYRPPNDGRNTEVYLMDGSVHSSHREVEGRVVITDFNSVPEEEGVRIHRQASRCSRHGTHIVGVVSGSDSGVAPGAGVKLVRVLDCQGRGTVSGVLAGLEYVRAELLPRPVGAVVVLLPLVGAFSRALNAACRDAVAYGAVVVAAAGNHRDDACLYSPASEPEVLQGFNSNTPDGYVHTPLTVIYFVLQVITIGAINSADQLMSQGAGGSNYGRCVDLFAPGDDIVSASSDCSTCFTSSSGTSQAAAHAAGIASVMLSSNQNMSPVQVLQMMLHHSIRNTIHFLSLSETHQLITPNLVAAMPSAYSSEAELLCRSVWSEMSRGEQVVSRCRLGEEMMSCSSYSPDGVPAGDTTTVNSRGMECVAHNGPEGKGVYAVARCCVIGGLQCQVHTSPTPGQEAECVGPQLHLSGCASRSSADFLSDSRPHHGDRKHCIVKDGSTSHAPSRHAPSRHAPSRHAPSRHAPSLECKVLEKISVDKDQVEVSCPTGWTLTDCKSISQGWALVGPGVTGNSCRFDRTTAAGITAGIAVCCHVRPPLH, encoded by the exons ATGCGTGTTCCCTGTGCGGCGCTCCAGGCGGCTTGGCGCGTGCCCGGACGGTATGTGCTCGTGCTGCGTCCCGGAGCGCGCGAGTCCGGCGCGCGGAGGAGCATCAGGAGCCTGAGAGCCGCGGCGGCGCGCAGGGGCCAGCCGCTGGAGGTCCTGCAGACCTACGCGGGAGCTGTGCGCGGGTTCCTGCTCAAGACCGGCAGTGACGTCATCCAGCTG GCATTGAGGCTCCCTCACGTCCATTACATCGAGGAGGACTCAGCCATCTTTGCTCAGAGCAGCCCGTGGAACCTCCAGAGGTTACTACAGCCTGAGGGTGGAACCTCTGAAAACAGCAAGTACCGGCCTCCCA ACGACGGAAGAAACACGGAGGTGTATCTGATGGATGGCAGCGTTCACAGCTCTCACCGGGAGGTCGAAGGCCGAGTCGTCATCACAGACTTCAACAGCGTCCCAGAGGAAGAGGGAGTCAGAATTCACAGACAG GCCAGTCGCTGCAGCCGTCACGGCACACACATCGTGGGGGTGGTGAGCGGCTCAGACTCCGGTGTTGCTCCAGGCGCTGGTGTGAAGCTGGTCCGTGTGCTGGACTGTCAGGGCAGGGGGACGGTGTCCGGAGTGCTGGCAG GTCTGGAGTACGTCCGAGCGGAGCTCCTCCCCCGTCCTGTGGGGGCTGTGGTGGTCCTGCTGCCTTTGGTTGGTGCGTTCAGCCGTGCGTTGAACGCGGCCTGTCGGGACGCGGTGGCTTACGGAGCGGTGGTCGTTGCTGCTGCAGGAAACCACAGAGACGACGCCTGCCTCTACTCACCTGCTTCAGAGCCCGAGGTTCTCCAAGGCTTCAACTCAAACACACCTGATGGATACGTTCACACGCCCCTTACTGTCATTTACTTTGTGCTGCAGGTCATCACAATAGGGGCAATTAACTCAGCCGACCAGCTCATGTCCCAGGGAGCTGGGGGCAGTAACTATGGCCGATGTGTTGACCTGTTTGCCCCCGGCGATGATATTGTTAGTGCCAGCAGTGACTGCAGCACCTGTTTTACCTCCAGCAGTGGAACGTCCCAGGCTGCTGCACATGCTGCTG gTATAGCATCAGTGATGctgtcgtccaatcagaacaTGTCACCGGTGCAGGTCCTGCAGATGATGCTGCATCATTCCATCAGAAACacaatccacttcctgtctctgtctgAAACACACCAGCTCATCACTCCGAACCTGGTGGCAGCCATGCCATCTGCCTACAGCTCAG AGGCAGAGCTACTGTGTCGGTCGGTGTGGTCAGAGATGTCCAGAGGTGAGCAGGTTGTCAGCCGCTGCCGTCTGGGGGAGGAGATGATGAGCTGCAGCAGCTACAGTCCTGATGGGGTCCCAGCTGGAGATACCACCACC gtgaaCAGCAGGGGCATGGAGTGTGTTGCCCACAATGGTCCAGAGGGTAAAGGTGTGTATGCAGTGGCACGCTGCTGTGTGATCGGTGGCCTGCAGTGCCAGGTCCACACTAGTCCCACGCCTGGGCAAGAAGCCGAGTGTGTCGGCCCACAGCTCCACCTGAGCG GCTGTGCGTCCCGCTCCTCTGCTGATTTCCTGTCTGACTCCCGTCCTCATCACGGCGATCGGAAGCATTGCATCGTCAAAGATGGGTCGACATCACACGCCCCGTCCCGCCATGCCCCGTCCCGCCACGCCCCGTCCCGCCATGCCCCGTCCCGCCACGCCCCGTCCCTAGAGTGTAAAGTGCTGGAAAAGATTTCAGTAGACAAAGATCag GTTGAGGTGTCTTGTCCCACCGGTTGGACTCTGACAGACTGCAAAAGCATCTCTCAGGGCTGGGCTCTCGTGGGTCCAGGGGTTACAGGAAACAGCTGCCGTTTTGACAGAACCACAGCGGCTGGAATCACAGCCGGCATCGCTGTCTGCTGTCACGTCAGACCACCCCTCCACTGA
- the pcsk9 gene encoding proprotein convertase subtilisin/kexin type 9 isoform X2, producing the protein MRRTSGWIVRVLCLCASLTASAPNYPEDDELILDLMGEERTGAEPGAEPGAQLIRCNKALRLPHVHYIEEDSAIFAQSSPWNLQRLLQPEGGTSENSKYRPPNDGRNTEVYLMDGSVHSSHREVEGRVVITDFNSVPEEEGVRIHRQASRCSRHGTHIVGVVSGSDSGVAPGAGVKLVRVLDCQGRGTVSGVLAGLEYVRAELLPRPVGAVVVLLPLVGAFSRALNAACRDAVAYGAVVVAAAGNHRDDACLYSPASEPEVLQGFNSNTPDGYVHTPLTVIYFVLQVITIGAINSADQLMSQGAGGSNYGRCVDLFAPGDDIVSASSDCSTCFTSSSGTSQAAAHAAGIASVMLSSNQNMSPVQVLQMMLHHSIRNTIHFLSLSETHQLITPNLVAAMPSAYSSEAELLCRSVWSEMSRGEQVVSRCRLGEEMMSCSSYSPDGVPAGDTTTVNSRGMECVAHNGPEGKGVYAVARCCVIGGLQCQVHTSPTPGQEAECVGPQLHLSGCASRSSADFLSDSRPHHGDRKHCIVKDGSTSHAPSRHAPSRHAPSRHAPSRHAPSLECKVLEKISVDKDQVEVSCPTGWTLTDCKSISQGWALVGPGVTGNSCRFDRTTAAGITAGIAVCCHVRPPLH; encoded by the exons ATGCGTCGCACCTCAGGTTGGATTGTGCGCGTCTTGTGTTTGTGCGCGTCTTTGACAGCGAGTGCGCCGAACTACCCCGAGGACGACGAGTTGATCCTGGATCTGATGGGCGAGGAGAGGACCGGAGCCGAGCCCGGAGCCGAGCCCGGAGCCCAACTCATCAGGTGCAACAAG GCATTGAGGCTCCCTCACGTCCATTACATCGAGGAGGACTCAGCCATCTTTGCTCAGAGCAGCCCGTGGAACCTCCAGAGGTTACTACAGCCTGAGGGTGGAACCTCTGAAAACAGCAAGTACCGGCCTCCCA ACGACGGAAGAAACACGGAGGTGTATCTGATGGATGGCAGCGTTCACAGCTCTCACCGGGAGGTCGAAGGCCGAGTCGTCATCACAGACTTCAACAGCGTCCCAGAGGAAGAGGGAGTCAGAATTCACAGACAG GCCAGTCGCTGCAGCCGTCACGGCACACACATCGTGGGGGTGGTGAGCGGCTCAGACTCCGGTGTTGCTCCAGGCGCTGGTGTGAAGCTGGTCCGTGTGCTGGACTGTCAGGGCAGGGGGACGGTGTCCGGAGTGCTGGCAG GTCTGGAGTACGTCCGAGCGGAGCTCCTCCCCCGTCCTGTGGGGGCTGTGGTGGTCCTGCTGCCTTTGGTTGGTGCGTTCAGCCGTGCGTTGAACGCGGCCTGTCGGGACGCGGTGGCTTACGGAGCGGTGGTCGTTGCTGCTGCAGGAAACCACAGAGACGACGCCTGCCTCTACTCACCTGCTTCAGAGCCCGAGGTTCTCCAAGGCTTCAACTCAAACACACCTGATGGATACGTTCACACGCCCCTTACTGTCATTTACTTTGTGCTGCAGGTCATCACAATAGGGGCAATTAACTCAGCCGACCAGCTCATGTCCCAGGGAGCTGGGGGCAGTAACTATGGCCGATGTGTTGACCTGTTTGCCCCCGGCGATGATATTGTTAGTGCCAGCAGTGACTGCAGCACCTGTTTTACCTCCAGCAGTGGAACGTCCCAGGCTGCTGCACATGCTGCTG gTATAGCATCAGTGATGctgtcgtccaatcagaacaTGTCACCGGTGCAGGTCCTGCAGATGATGCTGCATCATTCCATCAGAAACacaatccacttcctgtctctgtctgAAACACACCAGCTCATCACTCCGAACCTGGTGGCAGCCATGCCATCTGCCTACAGCTCAG AGGCAGAGCTACTGTGTCGGTCGGTGTGGTCAGAGATGTCCAGAGGTGAGCAGGTTGTCAGCCGCTGCCGTCTGGGGGAGGAGATGATGAGCTGCAGCAGCTACAGTCCTGATGGGGTCCCAGCTGGAGATACCACCACC gtgaaCAGCAGGGGCATGGAGTGTGTTGCCCACAATGGTCCAGAGGGTAAAGGTGTGTATGCAGTGGCACGCTGCTGTGTGATCGGTGGCCTGCAGTGCCAGGTCCACACTAGTCCCACGCCTGGGCAAGAAGCCGAGTGTGTCGGCCCACAGCTCCACCTGAGCG GCTGTGCGTCCCGCTCCTCTGCTGATTTCCTGTCTGACTCCCGTCCTCATCACGGCGATCGGAAGCATTGCATCGTCAAAGATGGGTCGACATCACACGCCCCGTCCCGCCATGCCCCGTCCCGCCACGCCCCGTCCCGCCATGCCCCGTCCCGCCACGCCCCGTCCCTAGAGTGTAAAGTGCTGGAAAAGATTTCAGTAGACAAAGATCag GTTGAGGTGTCTTGTCCCACCGGTTGGACTCTGACAGACTGCAAAAGCATCTCTCAGGGCTGGGCTCTCGTGGGTCCAGGGGTTACAGGAAACAGCTGCCGTTTTGACAGAACCACAGCGGCTGGAATCACAGCCGGCATCGCTGTCTGCTGTCACGTCAGACCACCCCTCCACTGA
- the pcsk9 gene encoding proprotein convertase subtilisin/kexin type 9 isoform X3 has product MRVPCAALQAAWRVPGRYVLVLRPGARESGARRSIRSLRAAAARRGQPLEVLQTYAGAVRGFLLKTGSDVIQLALRLPHVHYIEEDSAIFAQSSPWNLQRLLQPEGGTSENSKYRPPNDGRNTEVYLMDGSVHSSHREVEGRVVITDFNSVPEEEGVRIHRQASRCSRHGTHIVGVVSGSDSGVAPGAGVKLVRVLDCQGRGTVSGVLAGLEYVRAELLPRPVGAVVVLLPLVGAFSRALNAACRDAVAYGAVVVAAAGNHRDDACLYSPASEPEVITIGAINSADQLMSQGAGGSNYGRCVDLFAPGDDIVSASSDCSTCFTSSSGTSQAAAHAAGIASVMLSSNQNMSPVQVLQMMLHHSIRNTIHFLSLSETHQLITPNLVAAMPSAYSSEAELLCRSVWSEMSRGEQVVSRCRLGEEMMSCSSYSPDGVPAGDTTTVNSRGMECVAHNGPEGKGVYAVARCCVIGGLQCQVHTSPTPGQEAECVGPQLHLSGCASRSSADFLSDSRPHHGDRKHCIVKDGSTSHAPSRHAPSRHAPSRHAPSRHAPSLECKVLEKISVDKDQVEVSCPTGWTLTDCKSISQGWALVGPGVTGNSCRFDRTTAAGITAGIAVCCHVRPPLH; this is encoded by the exons ATGCGTGTTCCCTGTGCGGCGCTCCAGGCGGCTTGGCGCGTGCCCGGACGGTATGTGCTCGTGCTGCGTCCCGGAGCGCGCGAGTCCGGCGCGCGGAGGAGCATCAGGAGCCTGAGAGCCGCGGCGGCGCGCAGGGGCCAGCCGCTGGAGGTCCTGCAGACCTACGCGGGAGCTGTGCGCGGGTTCCTGCTCAAGACCGGCAGTGACGTCATCCAGCTG GCATTGAGGCTCCCTCACGTCCATTACATCGAGGAGGACTCAGCCATCTTTGCTCAGAGCAGCCCGTGGAACCTCCAGAGGTTACTACAGCCTGAGGGTGGAACCTCTGAAAACAGCAAGTACCGGCCTCCCA ACGACGGAAGAAACACGGAGGTGTATCTGATGGATGGCAGCGTTCACAGCTCTCACCGGGAGGTCGAAGGCCGAGTCGTCATCACAGACTTCAACAGCGTCCCAGAGGAAGAGGGAGTCAGAATTCACAGACAG GCCAGTCGCTGCAGCCGTCACGGCACACACATCGTGGGGGTGGTGAGCGGCTCAGACTCCGGTGTTGCTCCAGGCGCTGGTGTGAAGCTGGTCCGTGTGCTGGACTGTCAGGGCAGGGGGACGGTGTCCGGAGTGCTGGCAG GTCTGGAGTACGTCCGAGCGGAGCTCCTCCCCCGTCCTGTGGGGGCTGTGGTGGTCCTGCTGCCTTTGGTTGGTGCGTTCAGCCGTGCGTTGAACGCGGCCTGTCGGGACGCGGTGGCTTACGGAGCGGTGGTCGTTGCTGCTGCAGGAAACCACAGAGACGACGCCTGCCTCTACTCACCTGCTTCAGAGCCCGAG GTCATCACAATAGGGGCAATTAACTCAGCCGACCAGCTCATGTCCCAGGGAGCTGGGGGCAGTAACTATGGCCGATGTGTTGACCTGTTTGCCCCCGGCGATGATATTGTTAGTGCCAGCAGTGACTGCAGCACCTGTTTTACCTCCAGCAGTGGAACGTCCCAGGCTGCTGCACATGCTGCTG gTATAGCATCAGTGATGctgtcgtccaatcagaacaTGTCACCGGTGCAGGTCCTGCAGATGATGCTGCATCATTCCATCAGAAACacaatccacttcctgtctctgtctgAAACACACCAGCTCATCACTCCGAACCTGGTGGCAGCCATGCCATCTGCCTACAGCTCAG AGGCAGAGCTACTGTGTCGGTCGGTGTGGTCAGAGATGTCCAGAGGTGAGCAGGTTGTCAGCCGCTGCCGTCTGGGGGAGGAGATGATGAGCTGCAGCAGCTACAGTCCTGATGGGGTCCCAGCTGGAGATACCACCACC gtgaaCAGCAGGGGCATGGAGTGTGTTGCCCACAATGGTCCAGAGGGTAAAGGTGTGTATGCAGTGGCACGCTGCTGTGTGATCGGTGGCCTGCAGTGCCAGGTCCACACTAGTCCCACGCCTGGGCAAGAAGCCGAGTGTGTCGGCCCACAGCTCCACCTGAGCG GCTGTGCGTCCCGCTCCTCTGCTGATTTCCTGTCTGACTCCCGTCCTCATCACGGCGATCGGAAGCATTGCATCGTCAAAGATGGGTCGACATCACACGCCCCGTCCCGCCATGCCCCGTCCCGCCACGCCCCGTCCCGCCATGCCCCGTCCCGCCACGCCCCGTCCCTAGAGTGTAAAGTGCTGGAAAAGATTTCAGTAGACAAAGATCag GTTGAGGTGTCTTGTCCCACCGGTTGGACTCTGACAGACTGCAAAAGCATCTCTCAGGGCTGGGCTCTCGTGGGTCCAGGGGTTACAGGAAACAGCTGCCGTTTTGACAGAACCACAGCGGCTGGAATCACAGCCGGCATCGCTGTCTGCTGTCACGTCAGACCACCCCTCCACTGA